The following coding sequences are from one Candidatus Borkfalkia ceftriaxoniphila window:
- a CDS encoding LacI family DNA-binding transcriptional regulator, whose product MSDTIKISDIAEKLGISRNTVSKALNGKYVPEKTKIAVLNAASELGYKNFPKMRDSYAALANKKILLLSTKMLMNIPFHIYVLKSIEAELSKLNVSLLRYTLSSSAHFENLKNYINKFKVDGIMCMEFFDVDLIQQVKSLNLPIVFMDTAFSDVDSNYNYDIVMMENIHSVKSYCLKLIDEGGCRSFGFVGYYKNCLSFYERYLGMRDAMFLRDIPYDPANNILADNALPYNNIEKLSGLISKATLPDCFICANDYIALLTLEALKVLDISVPEKIKVVGFENSSGSKYSTPTLSTINVDKTALGKELVQTLINQMLSPSKHPKFSYINCKPVPRESTNYI is encoded by the coding sequence ATGAGCGACACGATCAAAATTTCCGATATCGCAGAAAAATTGGGGATTTCGCGCAACACCGTATCCAAAGCGCTGAATGGGAAATACGTGCCCGAAAAGACCAAGATCGCGGTACTGAACGCCGCTTCCGAACTCGGATACAAAAATTTTCCCAAAATGCGCGATTCGTACGCGGCGCTGGCAAACAAAAAAATCCTTTTGCTTTCCACGAAGATGCTCATGAATATCCCCTTCCATATTTACGTTTTAAAGAGCATCGAGGCGGAACTTTCTAAACTGAACGTGAGCCTTTTGAGATATACGCTCTCGTCGAGCGCGCATTTCGAAAATCTGAAAAACTATATCAACAAGTTCAAAGTGGACGGCATCATGTGCATGGAATTTTTCGACGTGGACCTGATCCAACAGGTAAAGTCGCTGAATCTTCCCATTGTATTTATGGACACCGCTTTTTCCGACGTCGATTCCAATTACAATTACGACATCGTGATGATGGAAAATATCCATTCGGTCAAATCGTATTGTCTCAAACTCATCGACGAAGGCGGCTGCCGTTCGTTCGGGTTCGTCGGTTACTATAAAAACTGCCTGTCCTTTTACGAACGATACCTGGGCATGCGCGACGCTATGTTTTTAAGGGATATCCCCTACGATCCCGCCAACAATATCTTGGCTGATAACGCGCTTCCTTATAACAACATTGAAAAATTATCCGGATTAATTTCAAAAGCGACGCTCCCCGACTGTTTTATCTGCGCAAACGATTATATCGCCCTTCTGACTTTGGAGGCTTTGAAGGTACTCGACATATCCGTACCCGAAAAGATCAAAGTAGTCGGTTTCGAAAATTCATCGGGCAGCAAATACAGCACCCCGACGCTCTCCACCATCAACGTGGATAAAACCGCCCTCGGAAAAGAATTGGTGCAGACCTTGATCAATCAGATGCTCAGCCCCTCCAAACATCCCAAATTCTCCTACATAAACTGCAAACCCGTGCCCCGTGAGAGCACAAATTATATCTAA
- a CDS encoding SMI1/KNR4 family protein, which translates to MLEYFFGKIKLPKKETKEGDALWLNPKADKQMDKVVHKKYAPINEIQIQQMEQDLQRISRVVFPDWYRSFLQYANGLSLYYGAISLYGLQKVERSNPEWESPSSLYLENLSRHKHVPKEWLFIGCYCYDGTEIVIDTNKEESDIFCLYNETDKVICSWKNFDEFLFTETKRLELLYLQHPWGWLDIKSNTLPVGHKDKN; encoded by the coding sequence GTGTTAGAATATTTTTTTGGTAAAATCAAATTGCCCAAAAAAGAAACAAAGGAAGGAGATGCGTTGTGGCTGAATCCGAAAGCAGATAAGCAAATGGATAAAGTAGTACACAAAAAATATGCCCCAATTAATGAAATACAAATACAACAAATGGAGCAAGATTTACAAAGAATTTCGAGAGTTGTATTTCCGGATTGGTATCGTTCTTTTTTACAATATGCAAACGGGCTTAGTCTATATTATGGAGCAATATCGTTGTATGGCTTACAAAAAGTTGAGCGTAGTAATCCGGAATGGGAGTCTCCTTCTAGTTTGTATTTAGAGAATTTGAGCCGCCATAAACACGTGCCTAAGGAATGGCTGTTTATCGGATGTTATTGTTACGATGGAACAGAAATAGTAATCGATACAAATAAAGAGGAATCGGATATTTTTTGTCTTTACAATGAAACAGATAAAGTCATTTGTTCATGGAAAAATTTTGATGAATTTTTATTTACGGAAACAAAGCGATTAGAATTATTATATTTACAGCATCCTTGGGGATGGCTTGATATAAAATCTAATACATTGCCGGTTGGACATAAAGATAAAAATTAA